One Chryseobacterium sp. StRB126 genomic region harbors:
- a CDS encoding NADPH-dependent FMN reductase, with the protein MKILAFAGSSSSTSINRELVKFVLKDFQEEEINLIDLNDFTMPVFSVDLEKKGFPDEAHHFLKVIEECDVIICSLAEHNRSYSAAFKNVFDWASRINVKVFQNKPMLLMSTSPGGYGGGNVMNTAKTFFPQFAADIKDTFSLPKFYENFDLESGVINPDILSELKAKIENFKYQIKTND; encoded by the coding sequence ATGAAAATATTAGCATTTGCAGGAAGCAGCTCCTCTACTTCTATTAACAGAGAACTGGTAAAGTTTGTTTTAAAGGATTTTCAGGAAGAAGAGATCAACCTCATTGACCTGAATGACTTCACGATGCCTGTTTTCTCTGTAGATCTTGAAAAGAAAGGGTTTCCGGATGAAGCTCATCATTTTTTAAAGGTCATTGAGGAATGTGATGTTATCATCTGTTCTCTTGCAGAACACAACAGATCGTACAGTGCCGCTTTTAAAAATGTTTTTGATTGGGCATCAAGGATTAATGTGAAGGTATTTCAAAACAAACCGATGCTTCTGATGAGTACTTCTCCCGGAGGGTATGGTGGTGGAAATGTTATGAATACAGCCAAGACATTCTTTCCCCAATTTGCAGCAGATATCAAGGACACTTTTTCATTGCCGAAATTCTATGAGAATTTTGATCTTGAAAGTGGAGTCATTAATCCTGATATCCTCAGTGAGCTGAAAGCA